One part of the Microlunatus elymi genome encodes these proteins:
- a CDS encoding endonuclease/exonuclease/phosphatase family protein: MTYNVHRWGDDRSALSSVIRTCDPEVLIVQEAPTWYGTRSRRRAFARSVDLNYLAGEARTAAFVTTPAHWTIRTRRIWRPLVRRWKSACTLQLPGGAIALSTKINKVGRFNNVSLSVVGCHLGLSNRGRLAEMEQVLDLVRRSAGPSVLVGDINEPADGPVWKLAEAAGLIDPEADHPKPTFPAAAPRSRIDIVWTSPGIRALPVDLGCLGLDQQLLARASDHLPLVVDLLTG, encoded by the coding sequence ATGACCTACAACGTTCATCGATGGGGAGATGATCGTTCCGCGCTGAGCAGCGTGATCAGGACCTGCGATCCGGAGGTGTTGATCGTCCAGGAAGCACCGACCTGGTATGGGACACGCAGCCGACGGCGTGCGTTCGCGCGCAGCGTCGATCTCAACTATCTGGCCGGTGAGGCGCGGACAGCGGCCTTCGTCACCACCCCGGCGCACTGGACGATTCGCACCCGACGGATCTGGCGCCCGTTGGTCCGCCGGTGGAAGTCCGCCTGCACCCTGCAGCTTCCCGGCGGCGCGATCGCGCTGTCGACCAAGATCAACAAGGTGGGCAGGTTCAACAACGTTTCGCTGTCGGTGGTCGGTTGCCATCTCGGCCTGAGCAACCGTGGCCGGCTGGCGGAGATGGAGCAGGTGCTCGATCTCGTACGGAGGTCGGCGGGTCCCAGCGTGCTGGTCGGAGACATCAACGAACCGGCGGACGGCCCTGTCTGGAAGCTGGCCGAGGCCGCCGGCCTGATCGACCCGGAAGCGGACCACCCGAAGCCGACCTTCCCGGCCGCAGCTCCGCGATCCCGGATCGATATCGTGTGGACCTCGCCCGGGATCCGCGCGCTGCCGGTTGATCTCGGCTGCTTGGGCCTTGATCAACAACTACTGGCCCGCGCCTCCGATCATCTCCCGTTGGTCGTGGATCTGCTCACAGGGTGA
- the deoC gene encoding deoxyribose-phosphate aldolase — protein MASTVIHDASRPKGPEPGAPKGPEPVQGPPAPFADVVADQSSLRRFLDGLPGVDPVALEQRAAGLATRSIKKQSKLTAIDLAISMVDLTTLEGADTPGKVRNLVRKALQPDPEQPDTPRVAAVCIYPDLVPVAAEALAGAERTGTKIKIASVATAFPSGRAATSVKIADVRSAVEAGADEIDMVIDRGAFLAGNYAKVYEEIVAVKQACGAARLKVILETGELATYDNVRKASWLALLAGGDFIKTSTGKVSPAATLPVTHVMLQAVKDWKRLTGQQRAVKPAGGIRTAKDAIRYLVAVREVAGPEWLDPYWFRFGASSVLNDLIMQRRTQQAGHYWGADYVTVD, from the coding sequence ATGGCCAGCACGGTGATCCACGACGCATCACGGCCCAAGGGTCCTGAGCCTGGCGCGCCCAAGGGTCCTGAGCCTGTCCAAGGACCGCCGGCACCGTTCGCCGACGTCGTCGCCGACCAGAGTTCGCTGCGCCGCTTTCTGGACGGGTTGCCGGGCGTGGATCCGGTGGCGTTGGAGCAGCGAGCGGCGGGGCTGGCGACCCGGTCGATCAAGAAGCAGTCCAAGCTGACCGCGATCGACCTGGCGATCTCGATGGTCGACCTGACCACGCTGGAGGGCGCAGACACCCCTGGCAAGGTGCGCAACCTGGTCCGCAAGGCGCTGCAGCCCGATCCCGAGCAACCGGACACGCCGCGGGTCGCGGCGGTGTGCATCTACCCCGATCTGGTTCCGGTGGCCGCCGAAGCGCTGGCCGGCGCGGAACGGACCGGGACCAAGATCAAGATCGCCTCGGTGGCGACCGCGTTCCCGTCCGGCCGGGCGGCGACCTCGGTCAAGATCGCCGACGTACGCAGCGCCGTCGAGGCGGGTGCCGACGAGATCGACATGGTGATCGATCGGGGCGCGTTCCTGGCCGGGAACTACGCCAAGGTGTACGAGGAGATCGTTGCGGTGAAACAGGCGTGCGGCGCGGCACGGCTGAAGGTGATCTTGGAGACCGGCGAGCTGGCCACCTACGACAATGTCCGCAAGGCCTCCTGGCTGGCGCTGCTGGCCGGCGGCGACTTCATCAAGACGTCGACCGGCAAGGTCAGTCCGGCCGCGACCCTGCCGGTCACGCACGTGATGTTGCAGGCGGTCAAGGACTGGAAGCGGCTGACCGGGCAGCAACGGGCAGTCAAGCCGGCCGGCGGGATCCGTACTGCCAAGGACGCGATCCGTTACCTGGTTGCGGTTCGCGAGGTTGCCGGACCCGAGTGGCTGGATCCCTACTGGTTCCGGTTCGGCGCATCCTCGGTGCTGAACGATCTGATCATGCAGCGCCGTACACAGCAGGCCGGGCACTACTGGGGTGCCGACTACGTGACCGTGGACTGA
- a CDS encoding NADP-dependent oxidoreductase, whose product MPISTREIQLASRPHGEPTQDNFALAEVALPDPQPGEIAVRNLAMSVDPYMRGRMNDAPSYAPPWQLGEAARGGAIGEVTASQSPDVAVGSLVLHDRGWREHAVLPASEAFVVPRRDGLSPTLYLGALGMPGRTAYVGLFRIAAFQPGDTVFVSAAAGAVGSMVGQLAKLSGAARVIGSAGSQDKIDFLLNDLGFDAAFNYHDGPAARLLAQAAPDGIDVYFDNVGGEQLEAAIGAMKLHGRIAVCGQISGYNASSPQPGPRNLGLFVSRRLAMKGFLVFEHDDLADEFTQQVSGWLTEGKIKTRETVVDGLDQAVDAFIGMLRGANTGKMIITL is encoded by the coding sequence ATGCCGATCAGCACCCGCGAGATCCAACTCGCGTCCCGCCCGCACGGCGAGCCGACACAAGACAACTTCGCGCTGGCCGAGGTGGCGCTGCCCGATCCGCAGCCGGGCGAGATCGCCGTACGCAACTTGGCGATGTCGGTCGATCCCTACATGCGCGGCCGGATGAACGACGCTCCGTCGTACGCGCCGCCGTGGCAGCTGGGCGAGGCCGCGCGCGGTGGCGCGATCGGCGAGGTGACCGCCTCGCAGAGCCCCGATGTGGCGGTCGGCAGCCTGGTGCTGCACGACCGTGGCTGGCGTGAGCACGCCGTGCTGCCGGCGTCGGAGGCGTTCGTGGTGCCGCGCCGCGACGGTTTGTCGCCGACGCTGTACCTGGGCGCGCTCGGGATGCCGGGGCGTACGGCGTACGTCGGTCTCTTCCGCATCGCTGCCTTCCAGCCCGGCGACACGGTCTTCGTCTCGGCCGCGGCCGGTGCGGTCGGCAGCATGGTCGGCCAGCTGGCGAAACTGTCCGGTGCGGCGCGGGTGATCGGCAGCGCAGGAAGTCAGGACAAGATCGACTTCCTGCTGAACGATCTTGGTTTCGACGCCGCCTTCAACTACCACGACGGGCCTGCTGCCCGGCTGCTGGCACAAGCCGCACCGGACGGGATCGACGTCTACTTCGACAATGTCGGCGGCGAACAACTGGAGGCCGCGATCGGTGCGATGAAGCTGCACGGCCGGATCGCCGTGTGCGGCCAGATCTCCGGCTACAACGCGTCATCGCCTCAGCCGGGCCCGCGCAATCTCGGCCTGTTCGTCTCCAGACGCCTTGCCATGAAGGGTTTCCTGGTCTTCGAGCACGATGACCTCGCCGACGAATTCACTCAGCAGGTAAGCGGCTGGCTCACCGAGGGCAAGATCAAGACCCGGGAAACCGTCGTGGACGGACTTGATCAGGCCGTGGACGCCTTCATCGGGATGCTTCGTGGGGCGAACACCGGCAAGATGATCATCACCCTGTGA